The genomic segment CGTGAATAAAGGCATTCGTTCGTATGAATTTCTAGCGTACAAATAATCCCTCAGCAGCTTGCTCGCTAACGAAAAATTAAATTCATAATGCTCGACTTGATTTAATTCAATGACCACGATTTTGGAGCGATTTAACGCTTGTCCATAAATCCCCTGTTTCGCAGCGTGAACAAGCGCCGGAATGGAAATGGTGACTGCCGTATACTGGGCGTTGAAATAATCCATCAGCGTAAATTCATTTTTCTCCAAATCATAGCCCGTAATAAGCAATTGGCTTCTTCTATTGACCTTCCCATAAAAATTCGAATAAGGCACATAAAAATAATCGCAATTTATATAAACATATTGATTGTTGTCAATGCAGCTTTTAATAAACTCCTCTAATGGAGTCAATTGGTTAATTAGACTCAATTCTATTTCTTGCGTATAAATCCACGGGTTATTGTTGTGCCTCCAAATAAGGGGCTCCCCTAAATAAAAGCTCAGCCAATGAATGTCTTTATCGAAGGGCTTATCTGTATACAGCTGTATAAAATGATTCAATATCCAGGCATGAGACTTTTCATCGTTGCTCATGACCGCTAAAAAATGGGAATATCTTTTGTACCCCACAACCATTGGTATCGTTACAGGCAGCATCTTTTTTGTCAAACGATCCTTCCTTTCTCATTATAATTGAGGGCTTGTCACAATTATTTTTTGAGAAACTCTAGATGAAGATGACGCAGTATGTAGACAAAACCGCAGCAAAACACCCCTTCTTACATCCTTATTTGTAATAATTATCCTATAATTGTAACGTATTCGTTAACAAGCTGCAATCCTTTTTGATCAATCGCCTCTAGCGCTTTGAGTTTTTGCCCATACTGAACCTTTGACCCTGGCACTAAAAAACCAGCTGCACGAATAACATATAAACGATCGTACCGCCCGCTATCGATAAAAGCATATTTCCACGCCAAATGTGAAGCAAAGCAACAATCGCAACGGAAATCAGCTCGGGTACACCGTGGTTACCGGAGAGCAGACTGACATCCTTTAAACTGTATATTACCAATAGCCCTAAAGCCGATGACGGAAGCACCGTTCCAAGATATTGGACATATTTCGGAGTGGAGCGCCCTGCCGGGAAGAGGAGAAAGGGCAGGAATCTTGTAGCCATCGTTCCCAAAACAACCATTGCGATCGTAATACACCGCTCTAATAATGTCATCGTCAAGCCTGTTCACCTGCGCTTTCAAGCTTTGTTCTTAATAACGTAAGGAAGAGAAGAATAGTAAGCATCGCTGGTAAAATGAAGCTGCTGCTATCGAAAAGAATCAGACTGAGAATCGATAATGCCAGCCCGATTAAAGCACTGTGGTGCTTCCTTTCCTTCTTCCACTGTTCAATAAAAATGACAACAAACAGAGCTGTCATGACGAACTCAAGACCTTCCATATTGATATTCACCAATGGCCCAAGGATTCCGCCAATAGCGGCGCCAAGCACCCAATAACAATGGTTAAGCAAGGTGACGAAAAACATGTACCATCCTTTGTCCACTTCTTTGGGGATATTCGCCGTGTAATTGATGGAGAAGGATTCATCGCAGAGCCCAAAAATTAAGTAGATCTTTTTCATGCCTGTCCCTCTATATTTTTCAAGCATCGATATGCCATAAAAAAGATGGCGAGCGTTAACCATTAACGCAAGAATTAATGCACCTAATGGATTAAATGCGGCAAGCAGCAAACCTACAGCGACAAATTCCATGGAACCAGCAAAAATCAATAGGCTCATAGCAATGGCATACCCGGCATGAAAGCCAGAAATATTCACAAAGATCCCGTATGCCACTCCTAAAAATAAAAACCCGGCAAAGATAGGGATGGTATGCGGGAAGGCTGTGCGAAATGCGGAATACATTTCTTTTTTGTTATTCATGAATGTTGTTTTCCACCTCAAACTTCATTATTTCTTTGCTAATCATAACGGTGCAAATCCATACAATCAACGGTATAATTGTATGCATTACAATTTTGCGAGGTATCGTATGCCGATTAATTCTTTCGTTGATTACCCTATGTCGTGGAGACCCGATAAAACGATATTGAATCGTCCCCTTTATTTATCCTTAGCCGAGTTATTAGAGCATGATATAGCAATCGGCCTATTAGCTCCTGGCACAAAGCTGCCTCCTCAGCGTGAGCTGGCTGATTTTTTAGATGTGAATTTCACGACGATTACGCGTGCATACAAAGTTTGCGAAACGAAAGGATTGATCTATGCCGTTACCGGCAGTGGCACATTTGTAGCTCCGAATGCTGCCCGTTCCATTACGATTTCAAAAGACAAAGTTGCGATCGACTGTATTGACCTTGGATTTGTCGCGTCCTTTGAACAAACGAATCGGCTTGTTGCATTAGCGGCTAAAAAAGTAGCAGAAAAAAGCTATATGGAAGGGTTGTTGAATTACAACGATCCAACGGGACTTCCTCACCATAAAATGGCGGGATTAAGTTGGATGAAGACGGTGGGAATCCACGCGAAAGCAGAGCATGTAGCGATCGTTTCGGGGGCACAGAATGCGCTGGCCATCACTTTATTGGCTTTATTTGAACCTGGGAACCGTATAGCTGTGGATGTATTCACCTATACAAACTTTATTGAAATCTCAAAGATGCATCGGATTCAGTTAGTTCCTGTTTTGGCTGATGAGGAGGGCATGCTGCCGAGCGAGCTGGAGCAGCATTGCCGCCTGCTAGACATCCATGGCATCTTTCTCATGCCTTCCTGCTCGAATCCTACGACGGTCGTTATGTCCGAAGCGCGAAAAAAAGAGCTTGCTGCTGTCATTCGCAAGCATCGCTTGATTTTAATCGAAGATGATATTCATGCTTTTTTAACGGCTGGCTTGATGGACGATTACCCAAATCCGATGTTTCAAATGCTTCCCGAGCAAGCCATTTACATCTGCAGCACCTCCAAGTCCATTTGTTCCGGGCTTCGAGTCGCTTATCTCGTGTATAGTGAGAATTTCAAAGAACGAATTGAAAAAGCGATATTCAATATTAATGTTAAAACTTCTTCGTTGAACGCCGAGATTACAACCGAGCTCATCTTATCAGGGGCAGCCTATGAAATTGTGGAGGAAAAAAAGCAGCTCGCACAAAGAGCCAATCACCTATTTGCAGCGTACTTTCCAGTACCTTCGTGCAAGGGCCATCCCTTAAGCTTTTACCGCTGGCTGCCAATTTCGAGCAAACAATCGGCCGTGCAAATCGAAGGCGCCTTACTGGAGCAAGGCATTTGTGTTTTCCATTCGGACCGATTTCTTAGCGGAGCAGGCATAAAGGACAAATTTCTGCGTATAGCACTTGCGTCAACAAATTCCTTTGAGGAATTAGAAAGAGGCTTGAGCATTTTGAGAAGCTCGGCAATTGTATAATTCACAGCTATCTTGAACGCTGCTATTTTTCATTTGGCGACTTAGGGCCGCTTAAATCCAATTGATAAAAGGCCAGGTCCAGCCAGTCGCCAAATTTATACCCTGCTTTTTTTATTATGCCTGCATATACAAAACCCAGCTTTTCGTGGAGCTTAATACTTGGCGTATTAGCTGCATCAATTCCCGCAACGATGGTCGCATATTCTCTTTTGTTAGCGGTATCAATAAGCTCTTTCATTAATTTTGAAGCAATGCCCAGATTGCGAAAATCCTTGCTAACATAAACTGAATGTTCAATTGCGTATTTATAAGCCGGCCATGGCCTGAATGGCCCAAAGGTGGCAAAGCCGGCAATTCTTCCCCCCTTCTCATATACGAGCACTGGATAACCGTCCTGTTTTTTATTGTTAAA from the Paenibacillus sp. BIHB 4019 genome contains:
- the azlC gene encoding azaleucine resistance protein AzlC; its protein translation is MNNKKEMYSAFRTAFPHTIPIFAGFLFLGVAYGIFVNISGFHAGYAIAMSLLIFAGSMEFVAVGLLLAAFNPLGALILALMVNARHLFYGISMLEKYRGTGMKKIYLIFGLCDESFSINYTANIPKEVDKGWYMFFVTLLNHCYWVLGAAIGGILGPLVNINMEGLEFVMTALFVVIFIEQWKKERKHHSALIGLALSILSLILFDSSSFILPAMLTILLFLTLLRTKLESAGEQA
- a CDS encoding GNAT family N-acetyltransferase, producing the protein MIREALNKDLPEILNIYNDAILHTTAVYCYEADTLNGRIQWFNNKKQDGYPVLVYEKGGRIAGFATFGPFRPWPAYKYAIEHSVYVSKDFRNLGIASKLMKELIDTANKREYATIVAGIDAANTPSIKLHEKLGFVYAGIIKKAGYKFGDWLDLAFYQLDLSGPKSPNEK
- a CDS encoding branched-chain amino acid transporter permease; this translates as MTMTLLERCITIAMVVLGTMATRFLPFLLFPAGRSTPKYVQYLGTVLPSSALGLLVIYSLKDVSLLSGNHGVPELISVAIVALLHIWRGNMLLSIAGGTIVYMLFVQLVF
- a CDS encoding PLP-dependent aminotransferase family protein; the protein is MPINSFVDYPMSWRPDKTILNRPLYLSLAELLEHDIAIGLLAPGTKLPPQRELADFLDVNFTTITRAYKVCETKGLIYAVTGSGTFVAPNAARSITISKDKVAIDCIDLGFVASFEQTNRLVALAAKKVAEKSYMEGLLNYNDPTGLPHHKMAGLSWMKTVGIHAKAEHVAIVSGAQNALAITLLALFEPGNRIAVDVFTYTNFIEISKMHRIQLVPVLADEEGMLPSELEQHCRLLDIHGIFLMPSCSNPTTVVMSEARKKELAAVIRKHRLILIEDDIHAFLTAGLMDDYPNPMFQMLPEQAIYICSTSKSICSGLRVAYLVYSENFKERIEKAIFNINVKTSSLNAEITTELILSGAAYEIVEEKKQLAQRANHLFAAYFPVPSCKGHPLSFYRWLPISSKQSAVQIEGALLEQGICVFHSDRFLSGAGIKDKFLRIALASTNSFEELERGLSILRSSAIV